In the genome of Cutibacterium equinum, one region contains:
- a CDS encoding glycoside hydrolase family 13 protein, with amino-acid sequence MTAVPTPHEWWTSAVVYQVYPRSFADSNGDGTGDICGIIAHLDHLVALGVDALWISPWYPSPLADGGYDVSNYCDINPDFGTLDDADALVARAHELGLRVIVDLVPNHSSQEHPWFKDALAAPPGSPERDRYIFRDGRGSHGEFPPNNWPSVFGGSAWQRVIEPDGTPGQWYLHLFDISQPDWNWENPEVVAEFDRVLRFWFDRGVDGFRIDVANSMVKESGLPDLPENAQVGELVADSPMWDQPGLASIQRRWRAIADEYANSPEGPRMFVAEAYLPHDRLVRYLESDRLHTSFNFEFLLSAWSARSLRTTITDSLAAHESVGASATWVLGNHDNFRPVSRYGKEISGLDFSDPAAGHVTFHGTPTDVALGRRRARAAVMLELALPGCAYIYQGEELGLPEVEDLPDDVLQDPTWERSGHTDRGRDGCRVPIPWRGSEPPYGWSSTSDTWLPMPHTWADWTVEAEQDDPSSFLTLYRALLAERRSNPALGTGTMTWDASSEDVLDFSREPGFRCVVNFGDDPVVVEPDKIIVASTYLETHDGRACVGRDQAVWLRV; translated from the coding sequence ATGACCGCTGTCCCCACGCCCCACGAATGGTGGACCTCTGCCGTTGTCTACCAGGTGTATCCGCGCAGTTTCGCCGACTCGAACGGGGATGGCACCGGCGACATCTGCGGCATCATCGCACACCTTGACCATCTCGTCGCGCTGGGCGTCGATGCCCTCTGGATCTCACCGTGGTATCCCTCCCCGTTGGCCGACGGGGGCTACGACGTCAGCAACTACTGCGACATCAACCCCGACTTCGGCACTCTTGACGACGCCGACGCGCTCGTGGCACGGGCCCACGAACTGGGTCTGCGCGTCATCGTCGATCTCGTCCCGAACCACTCGTCCCAGGAGCACCCGTGGTTCAAGGACGCTCTCGCCGCGCCCCCCGGTTCACCTGAACGCGACCGCTACATCTTTCGGGATGGCCGCGGCAGCCACGGTGAGTTTCCTCCCAACAACTGGCCATCGGTGTTCGGAGGTAGCGCATGGCAACGCGTCATCGAGCCCGACGGCACCCCTGGTCAGTGGTACCTGCACTTGTTCGACATCTCCCAACCCGACTGGAACTGGGAGAACCCCGAAGTCGTCGCGGAGTTTGACCGCGTACTGAGGTTCTGGTTCGACCGTGGTGTCGATGGTTTCCGCATCGATGTCGCCAATTCGATGGTCAAGGAATCCGGCCTGCCTGACCTTCCCGAAAATGCGCAGGTCGGCGAACTCGTCGCGGACAGCCCGATGTGGGACCAGCCTGGGCTGGCGTCCATTCAGCGCCGCTGGCGGGCCATCGCCGACGAATACGCCAACTCCCCTGAGGGTCCGCGAATGTTCGTCGCCGAGGCCTATCTGCCCCATGATCGTCTCGTGCGGTACCTCGAATCGGACCGGCTGCACACCTCGTTCAACTTCGAGTTCCTCCTCTCGGCGTGGTCGGCCCGTTCACTGCGCACCACGATCACCGATTCTTTGGCAGCCCACGAGTCGGTGGGCGCAAGTGCCACGTGGGTGCTGGGCAACCACGACAACTTCCGCCCTGTCTCCCGCTATGGAAAAGAGATCTCAGGTCTGGACTTCTCGGATCCCGCTGCTGGCCATGTCACATTCCACGGCACACCGACCGACGTCGCCCTGGGACGGCGTCGCGCCCGTGCGGCCGTCATGCTCGAACTTGCCCTTCCCGGCTGCGCCTACATCTACCAGGGTGAGGAGCTCGGCCTGCCCGAGGTGGAAGATCTTCCCGACGACGTCCTGCAGGATCCCACATGGGAGCGTTCTGGTCACACTGACCGCGGACGTGACGGCTGCCGCGTCCCGATCCCGTGGCGCGGTTCCGAGCCCCCCTACGGATGGTCGTCGACCAGCGACACCTGGCTTCCGATGCCCCACACCTGGGCTGACTGGACCGTCGAGGCAGAACAGGATGATCCGTCGTCCTTCCTGACCCTCTACCGTGCTCTGCTGGCCGAGCGTCGAAGTAACCCTGCTCTGGGCACCGGGACGATGACGTGGGACGCGTCCAGCGAGGATGTCCTCGATTTCTCCCGCGAGCCTGGCTTCCGTTGCGTCGTGAATTTCGGGGATGACCCTGTGGTGGTGGAGCCAGACAAGATCATCGTCGCCTCAACCTACCTGGAGACCCACGACGGGCGTGCCTGCGTCGGCCGTGACCAGGCCGTGTGGCTACGAGTTTGA
- a CDS encoding endonuclease domain-containing protein — protein MRDNGGVVRIHRFSRTRGQADRAVKAGRATRLLPGIVADAGRSDDPRVKMQAIHMWHRDAVIIGKAALVAQGMIPPGSRTRDFSVVHEVEAFSRTRGLVREGIRVHRWRVPRRYVTQYRDVPMAIPEASVLLLAVRGEWEWVCEALRQKLVTPRSCRVARSCLSWKFDRHRISAALADISFNPWSVPELWLSRALRAVGFTGWHANRKVSTAEGVFTLDQAFDAERVGVEVDGRCVHGTPQGYEATMLRSASLDRHGWRMLHITPTMLRQRPRFVLEWLSQRIHKRHRPKFMMSDQELLRIMFGLAPA, from the coding sequence ATGAGAGACAACGGCGGTGTCGTGCGGATCCATCGCTTCAGCCGGACTCGCGGGCAAGCTGACCGCGCTGTGAAAGCCGGACGCGCCACACGTCTGCTACCCGGGATCGTCGCGGATGCTGGTCGGTCTGACGATCCCCGGGTCAAGATGCAGGCGATACACATGTGGCACCGCGACGCGGTCATCATCGGCAAGGCGGCCCTCGTCGCGCAGGGAATGATACCGCCGGGGAGCAGGACGAGAGATTTCAGCGTAGTCCACGAGGTGGAGGCGTTTTCTCGGACTCGAGGCCTCGTGCGAGAGGGAATTCGTGTACACCGATGGCGAGTTCCGCGCCGGTACGTCACCCAGTATCGCGATGTCCCCATGGCGATTCCCGAGGCATCCGTCCTCCTCCTGGCTGTCAGAGGAGAGTGGGAGTGGGTCTGTGAAGCGCTACGGCAAAAGCTCGTCACCCCGCGTTCCTGTCGGGTAGCTCGTTCCTGCCTGTCTTGGAAGTTTGACCGCCATCGCATCTCAGCGGCGTTGGCCGACATTTCCTTCAACCCGTGGTCAGTACCGGAGCTGTGGTTGTCCCGGGCGCTCCGCGCGGTCGGGTTCACCGGGTGGCACGCCAACAGGAAGGTCAGCACAGCCGAAGGGGTGTTCACCCTTGACCAAGCATTCGATGCCGAAAGGGTCGGGGTCGAGGTCGACGGCCGCTGCGTGCACGGCACACCCCAAGGTTACGAAGCGACCATGCTTCGCTCGGCGAGTTTGGACCGCCATGGCTGGCGGATGCTGCACATCACTCCAACGATGCTGCGGCAACGGCCGCGATTCGTGCTGGAGTGGCTGTCTCAGCGGATCCACAAGCGGCATCGACCCAAGTTCATGATGTCAGACCAGGAGCTTTTGCGGATCATGTTTGGTCTGGCTCCAGCCTGA
- the gndA gene encoding NADP-dependent phosphogluconate dehydrogenase — MSDTAPQTAEVGVIGMAVMGSNLARGMAHKGFRVAIYNRTASRTDEVMAEHGTEGIFLPFHDLGDFVASLERPRRIVMMVKAGRGTDAVIKEIIPLLQPGDVLVDGGNAYFGDTRRREEETRPTGIHYVGTGISGGEVGALEGPSIMPGGSKESYAAIGPILEKISAHVDGEPCCAWMGTDGAGHFVKMVHNGIEYADMQFIGEAHALLRAAGLTNAEAADVFESWNHGDLDSYLVDITSRVLRAKDPRNPATDLLDVIRDEAGMKGTGTWTVQTALELGVDVSTIGEAVFARSVSSSLPLREAGQQALEGPDRAISVDDRQAFIDDVRDALWSAKVIAYAQGLDEIRTAAAEYNWQVDMGQVASIWRDGCIIRARLLQRIKDEYAAGDLTSLLEAPSVKAELARCQQGWRRVVARAVEAGVPVPGFSSALGYYDQVRAPRLNAALTQGLRDLFGAHTYRRVDDEGSWHVNWSGDGREVRAD; from the coding sequence ATGAGTGACACTGCACCGCAGACGGCCGAGGTTGGCGTCATCGGGATGGCCGTGATGGGGTCCAACTTGGCTCGCGGCATGGCCCACAAGGGCTTCCGGGTCGCCATTTACAACCGCACGGCATCACGCACCGACGAGGTCATGGCCGAGCACGGCACCGAGGGTATTTTCCTGCCATTCCACGATCTGGGTGACTTCGTGGCAAGTCTCGAGCGCCCGCGCCGCATCGTCATGATGGTCAAGGCCGGTCGCGGCACGGATGCCGTCATCAAGGAGATCATTCCCCTGCTGCAGCCCGGTGACGTTCTCGTCGACGGCGGCAACGCCTACTTCGGCGATACCCGACGTCGTGAGGAAGAGACCCGCCCGACCGGCATCCACTACGTCGGTACCGGCATTTCTGGTGGCGAGGTCGGCGCATTGGAAGGGCCGTCGATCATGCCAGGTGGCTCCAAGGAATCGTATGCGGCCATCGGCCCGATCCTGGAGAAGATCTCGGCACACGTCGATGGGGAGCCGTGCTGTGCGTGGATGGGCACCGACGGTGCTGGACACTTCGTCAAGATGGTTCACAACGGTATCGAGTACGCCGACATGCAGTTCATCGGAGAAGCCCACGCCCTGTTGCGCGCCGCCGGTCTGACGAACGCTGAGGCCGCCGACGTCTTCGAGTCGTGGAACCATGGTGATCTCGACTCCTACCTGGTCGATATCACCTCCCGGGTGCTGCGAGCGAAGGATCCTCGCAATCCCGCCACTGACCTCCTCGACGTCATTCGCGACGAGGCAGGGATGAAGGGAACGGGCACCTGGACCGTCCAGACGGCTCTTGAGCTCGGAGTTGACGTTTCCACCATCGGTGAGGCTGTCTTCGCCCGCTCGGTCTCCAGCTCCCTGCCACTGCGCGAGGCCGGCCAGCAAGCCCTCGAGGGGCCGGACCGCGCCATCTCGGTCGATGACCGTCAGGCCTTCATTGACGACGTTCGTGACGCGTTGTGGTCGGCCAAGGTCATCGCTTACGCCCAGGGGCTCGACGAGATCCGCACCGCGGCAGCCGAGTACAACTGGCAGGTCGACATGGGCCAGGTGGCCTCCATCTGGCGCGATGGCTGCATCATCCGAGCCCGCCTCCTCCAGCGCATCAAGGACGAATACGCCGCCGGAGACCTCACCAGTCTTCTGGAGGCACCTTCGGTCAAGGCTGAGCTCGCTCGCTGCCAGCAGGGCTGGCGTCGCGTCGTCGCCCGGGCAGTCGAGGCCGGAGTCCCCGTCCCGGGATTCTCCTCAGCCTTGGGCTACTACGACCAGGTGCGCGCCCCACGGCTCAACGCTGCTCTCACCCAGGGCCTGCGGGACCTCTTCGGCGCGCACACCTACCGCCGTGTCGACGACGAGGGTTCCTGGCATGTCAACTGGTCCGGCGACGGTCGCGAGGTTCGCGCCGACTGA
- the pepN gene encoding aminopeptidase N codes for MFHGGMMSSVNITREEAQQRSQVIAAHSSKVLVDLSGRDPNGDPLAEPTETFVSSSTIEFSSAGGPSHLDLIADGVYAADLDGTPLDPAAFSNNRFPFTTESGIHKITVTALCRYSHSGEGLHRFVDPADGKVYLYTQFEIADARRMYANFEQPDQKMTFELQVIAPTGWTVVSNSPTPDPTEGPWEGMSRWSFEPTLPISTYLTALVAGEYHVDHGTIHALSGDMDADILCRQSMKEYLDADRIRTTTQRGFDVYESEFGYPYPFGKYTQSFVPEFNAGAMENAACVTHRDDLLFRSRVTAAAYEGRDNTILHELAHMWFGDLVTMKWWDDLWLNESFAEWASHHCQEKIVETHGGIDPWVSFANQRKTWGYTQDQLPTTHPIAADMVDLDTVEQNFDGITYAKGASTLKQLVAFVGEAEFLAGVRAYFAQNAFSNTELKDLLHQLQVASGRDLSSFTEQWLSTPGVNTVRPDYDVDENGNFTRFDIVQTAIDTYPTLRTHRLGIGIYTLTDGKLERTERLDVDIHGERTPIAALVGHSRGDLVLLNDGDLTYAKVRLDDHSMATLIEHIGGLSDPLARALCWSSAWDMCRDAEMKAQDYVTLVGKGLPTEADLTAVTSLIRQATTAAISYTAPEARQGVRDRLTAILASGLRDAEPGSDHQVAYANGLAAAATKDAADLLTGWLNGEEVPDGLDIDQGMRWRLLIALAGLGRVGEPEITAELQRDNTISGSEQATGARAAMPTAEAKQAAWQRATTDDSVPNETYRQLVSQFIQPDQADVLSQYVEPYLELCSSIDSREGQWAKAGHAQVQNALVWLFPSTEVIDAAWLDALDAWMSQNNPGSTVRRVLWERADNARRALRCQEASRR; via the coding sequence ATGTTCCACGGAGGCATGATGAGTTCGGTCAACATCACTCGTGAGGAGGCGCAGCAGCGCTCCCAGGTCATCGCGGCGCACAGCTCCAAGGTGCTCGTCGATCTTTCTGGACGTGACCCGAACGGCGATCCGCTCGCCGAGCCGACCGAAACCTTCGTCTCCTCGTCGACCATCGAGTTTTCGTCGGCCGGCGGGCCGAGCCATCTCGACCTCATCGCTGACGGTGTCTATGCCGCAGATCTCGACGGCACCCCGCTAGACCCGGCCGCATTCTCGAACAATCGTTTCCCGTTCACCACGGAATCGGGGATTCACAAGATCACGGTCACGGCACTGTGCCGCTACTCCCATTCAGGTGAAGGACTGCACCGTTTCGTTGACCCAGCCGACGGCAAAGTTTATCTCTACACTCAGTTTGAGATTGCCGATGCCAGGCGCATGTACGCCAATTTCGAGCAGCCTGATCAAAAGATGACATTCGAGCTGCAGGTCATCGCCCCGACTGGCTGGACGGTCGTGTCGAACTCGCCCACCCCAGACCCCACAGAAGGCCCGTGGGAGGGGATGTCGCGGTGGTCCTTTGAACCCACTCTTCCCATTTCGACATATCTGACGGCCCTTGTTGCCGGAGAATACCACGTTGACCACGGAACCATTCACGCATTGTCTGGCGACATGGACGCCGATATCCTGTGCCGTCAGTCGATGAAGGAATACCTCGACGCCGACCGGATCCGCACCACCACCCAGCGTGGATTTGACGTTTACGAATCCGAATTCGGCTACCCGTACCCATTCGGCAAGTACACCCAGTCCTTCGTGCCGGAATTCAACGCCGGAGCCATGGAGAACGCTGCCTGCGTCACTCACCGTGACGACCTACTGTTCCGCTCCCGGGTCACCGCGGCGGCCTATGAGGGCCGCGACAACACCATTCTTCACGAGCTGGCTCACATGTGGTTTGGCGATCTCGTGACCATGAAGTGGTGGGACGACCTGTGGCTCAACGAGTCCTTCGCCGAGTGGGCATCGCATCACTGCCAGGAGAAGATCGTCGAGACTCACGGCGGCATTGACCCGTGGGTATCCTTCGCCAACCAGCGCAAGACGTGGGGTTACACCCAGGATCAGCTGCCGACCACTCACCCGATCGCCGCTGACATGGTCGACCTCGACACCGTCGAGCAGAACTTCGACGGCATCACCTACGCCAAGGGCGCCTCGACCCTCAAGCAGCTGGTGGCGTTCGTCGGGGAGGCCGAGTTCTTGGCCGGCGTGCGCGCGTACTTCGCCCAGAACGCCTTCTCAAACACCGAGCTCAAGGATCTCCTCCATCAGCTCCAGGTGGCGTCGGGACGCGATCTATCGTCCTTCACCGAGCAGTGGCTGAGCACCCCTGGGGTCAACACCGTCCGTCCGGATTACGACGTCGACGAGAACGGAAACTTCACCCGTTTCGACATCGTCCAGACGGCCATCGACACGTACCCGACCCTGAGGACTCATCGTCTGGGCATCGGGATCTACACGCTGACCGACGGCAAGCTCGAGCGAACCGAACGCCTCGACGTTGACATTCATGGCGAGCGCACCCCGATTGCCGCCCTTGTCGGTCATTCCCGCGGTGATCTGGTCCTGCTCAATGACGGTGACCTGACCTACGCGAAGGTTCGCCTCGACGATCACTCGATGGCCACTCTCATCGAGCACATCGGCGGCCTGTCCGATCCGTTGGCCCGCGCGCTGTGCTGGAGCTCGGCTTGGGACATGTGCCGCGACGCCGAGATGAAGGCCCAGGACTACGTCACCCTGGTGGGCAAGGGGCTTCCCACCGAGGCCGACCTGACGGCCGTCACCTCCCTCATTCGCCAGGCCACCACCGCCGCGATCTCCTACACCGCACCCGAGGCCCGTCAGGGTGTCCGTGATCGTCTCACCGCGATCTTGGCGAGTGGCCTTCGTGACGCCGAGCCCGGTTCGGACCACCAAGTTGCCTATGCCAACGGTCTGGCTGCTGCGGCCACAAAGGATGCCGCCGATCTCCTCACGGGGTGGCTCAACGGGGAGGAGGTGCCTGATGGCCTCGACATCGATCAGGGAATGCGTTGGCGTCTCCTCATTGCACTGGCCGGTCTGGGGCGAGTCGGCGAGCCGGAGATCACTGCCGAACTGCAGCGTGACAACACCATCTCCGGATCCGAGCAGGCAACCGGTGCTCGCGCAGCGATGCCGACAGCTGAGGCGAAGCAGGCTGCTTGGCAGCGCGCCACCACCGATGATTCGGTGCCCAACGAGACCTACCGTCAGCTCGTCAGCCAGTTCATTCAGCCTGATCAGGCCGACGTGCTGTCCCAATACGTCGAGCCCTACCTTGAGCTGTGCTCGTCCATCGACTCCCGCGAGGGTCAGTGGGCCAAGGCCGGTCACGCCCAGGTTCAGAACGCCCTCGTGTGGCTCTTCCCGAGCACCGAGGTCATCGACGCAGCTTGGCTCGACGCGCTGGATGCCTGGATGTCGCAGAACAATCCGGGCAGCACTGTGCGACGCGTTCTCTGGGAGCGCGCCGACAATGCTCGCCGCGCCCTGCGTTGTCAAGAGGCCAGTCGTCGCTGA
- a CDS encoding mycothiol-dependent nitroreductase Rv2466c family protein, translated as MTTTVDFWFDPACPWAWMTSRWMLEVEKVRDVHTVFHVMSLAVLNEGRDLPDDYRAEMEKAWIGARAATGVVEVHGQEAVRDFYTALGTRYHLGKEERSVETVKAALAECGYDESIAERADKGDFDQAMRASHHEGMDPVGQDVGTPVLHINGMALFGPVISPAPKGEQAGELFDGFEKVTAYPGFFELKRTRTVGPILD; from the coding sequence ATGACCACAACAGTTGATTTTTGGTTCGATCCGGCTTGTCCGTGGGCATGGATGACGTCCCGCTGGATGCTCGAGGTGGAGAAGGTCCGTGACGTCCACACCGTCTTCCACGTCATGAGTCTGGCCGTCCTCAACGAGGGACGTGATCTGCCCGACGACTACCGCGCCGAGATGGAGAAGGCGTGGATCGGCGCCCGAGCCGCCACCGGCGTCGTCGAGGTGCATGGGCAGGAGGCCGTCCGCGACTTCTACACCGCCTTGGGAACCCGCTACCACCTTGGTAAGGAGGAGCGCAGTGTCGAGACTGTCAAGGCTGCACTGGCTGAATGTGGATACGACGAGTCCATAGCGGAGCGTGCCGACAAGGGCGACTTCGATCAGGCCATGCGTGCTTCCCACCACGAAGGCATGGATCCGGTCGGCCAGGACGTCGGTACCCCGGTCCTCCACATCAATGGCATGGCTCTCTTCGGCCCGGTGATTTCCCCGGCTCCCAAGGGTGAGCAGGCCGGGGAGCTGTTCGACGGGTTTGAGAAGGTGACGGCCTACCCAGGGTTCTTCGAGCTGAAGCGGACCCGCACCGTCGGACCTATCCTGGATTGA
- a CDS encoding acyl-CoA thioesterase produces the protein MTGAVVVDIPLRWSDMDAQGHVNNVRISELVQESRHQAFYTSGAQEMLDTGIVVVTQDVEFLAPFAVDKSPLRVEVGCSQLGASRTVLDYRAWHHDLEVARARGTICPFDFDTGRPRRLTDGERSAFQAMKVEQTPWKPITIVDVCGVGDIVEVPIRWSDVDRQGHVNNVSMAGYLQEARILATTSWSPGMRRAGDHLWVVVRQDIRYRRQILPSQRSCTVHTALTRLGTSSMTLAGSIATDEGSALDAATVLVCVDPETGASVPIDDRTRDALTAHLITV, from the coding sequence GTGACCGGAGCCGTTGTCGTCGACATTCCGCTGCGATGGTCCGACATGGATGCGCAGGGACACGTCAACAACGTTCGCATCAGCGAGCTCGTTCAGGAATCCCGACACCAAGCGTTCTACACCAGCGGTGCCCAGGAAATGCTCGACACCGGGATCGTCGTCGTCACTCAGGACGTCGAGTTCTTGGCGCCGTTCGCCGTGGACAAGAGCCCGCTGCGAGTCGAGGTTGGTTGCTCCCAGCTCGGCGCCTCGCGAACCGTCCTGGATTACCGCGCCTGGCATCACGACCTGGAGGTCGCCCGGGCACGCGGAACCATCTGCCCTTTTGACTTCGACACGGGACGACCCCGTCGGCTCACCGACGGAGAACGCAGTGCCTTCCAGGCCATGAAGGTCGAACAGACCCCGTGGAAGCCGATCACGATCGTCGATGTGTGCGGGGTCGGTGACATCGTCGAGGTGCCTATCCGGTGGTCTGATGTTGACCGGCAGGGCCACGTCAACAACGTCAGCATGGCTGGTTACCTGCAGGAGGCCAGGATTCTCGCGACGACGTCGTGGTCACCGGGGATGAGGCGAGCCGGTGACCACCTGTGGGTCGTCGTGCGCCAAGACATCCGCTATCGACGCCAGATCTTGCCGTCCCAGCGGTCCTGCACGGTGCACACCGCGCTCACCCGGCTGGGGACTTCGTCGATGACCCTCGCTGGGTCTATTGCCACAGACGAGGGTTCGGCCCTCGACGCCGCAACGGTGCTCGTCTGCGTCGATCCGGAGACCGGAGCCTCTGTTCCCATCGACGACCGGACCAGAGATGCGTTGACAGCCCACCTCATCACGGTGTGA